A single window of Leptospira wolffii serovar Khorat str. Khorat-H2 DNA harbors:
- a CDS encoding UpxY family transcription antiterminator, whose product MIKPQKLWYAVYTFSRSEKKLAEQLSKRGMNHYLPLIPIKRQWSDRIKTIHAPVFSSYVFVQIDIRSEKIRVLETPGAHHFLSVSGAPHAIPEEDMDFIRDLVDEYPDRIRIEKENSLQPGKKVLITAGRFKGRRAQVVRKGNKASVKVSLSGIDTAIYLDLNSELLETAEEN is encoded by the coding sequence ATGATTAAACCGCAAAAGCTTTGGTACGCAGTTTACACATTTTCCCGATCGGAAAAAAAGTTGGCGGAACAATTGTCCAAACGAGGGATGAACCATTATCTTCCTTTGATTCCTATCAAGAGGCAATGGTCCGATCGTATCAAAACGATTCACGCTCCGGTTTTTTCATCCTATGTTTTCGTTCAGATAGATATCCGCTCCGAAAAAATCAGAGTGCTGGAAACTCCCGGAGCTCATCATTTTCTTTCCGTTTCCGGGGCACCTCATGCGATTCCGGAAGAGGATATGGATTTTATCCGGGATTTAGTGGACGAATATCCGGACAGGATCCGAATCGAAAAAGAAAACTCCCTACAACCGGGAAAAAAGGTTTTGATAACCGCGGGAAGATTTAAAGGAAGAAGGGCCCAAGTGGTCAGAAAAGGAAATAAAGCTTCGGTCAAGGTTTCGCTCTCCGGAATTGATACTGCGATCTACCTGGATCTGAATTCCGAGCTTTTGGAAACCGCGGAGGAGAACTAG
- a CDS encoding LIC_10042 family TonB-like protein translates to MDFKTAISTSLLIHFLLGFGLFWKFKGREENEAMIRLQWNKGQIPNISFFLPKQKGEGESETANQALAGTPEAEIQRFQNEIHFPPEAVEQRLESDCTWELEIGPGGIARKIRTVKPCKYPLFEAHFRKSVSSWKFQLPEGKIIIIPVSFSIESYD, encoded by the coding sequence ATGGATTTTAAAACCGCTATCTCGACATCCTTGCTCATACACTTTTTACTAGGCTTCGGACTATTTTGGAAGTTCAAAGGCAGGGAAGAAAACGAGGCAATGATACGGCTTCAATGGAATAAGGGGCAGATTCCCAATATCTCCTTCTTCTTGCCTAAGCAAAAGGGAGAAGGGGAATCCGAAACGGCGAACCAAGCCTTGGCCGGGACCCCGGAGGCCGAAATCCAACGTTTCCAAAACGAAATTCATTTCCCTCCTGAAGCCGTGGAGCAGAGACTGGAATCGGATTGCACTTGGGAATTGGAGATTGGTCCCGGAGGAATCGCCAGAAAAATACGAACCGTTAAGCCGTGTAAGTATCCCTTATTCGAAGCTCATTTTAGAAAATCGGTTTCTAGCTGGAAATTTCAACTGCCCGAAGGAAAGATCATAATTATTCCCGTTTCTTTCAGCATCGAATCGTATGATTAA
- a CDS encoding DUF445 domain-containing protein: protein MREWVFFSADSTEIVSILITCSFVGWITNYIAVQMIFFPMEFKGWGILGWQGVIPRHSKKMSGLIAEVLTDKLVRPEELYKKIDPAFISESIRDRIGEKSESIVKDIIVAENPDLWSMLPARAKDVLQREIAEEIPTKIREIYEAFGEDLESVLDVKNLIQESLSGRNANILSEIFRRCGGPEFRFIVRSGIYFGFLIGCIQISLLTYLNRWWTMPLMGVFVGYVTNWLAILMIFSPLQPKRFLFFRYQGLFLKRQKDVSKEFASVVSSRILNPDNLIRIIFLEKGGDLIVSELLAKSRELLDRKLKEKVPYAPLILGSQKLEEVKNRICDSILELVPEAADKMKGYIEERLEIERVVFEKLSVLPAEEFENLLHSVFKEDETTLILLGALLGGIAGAIQAYLVFFL, encoded by the coding sequence ATGAGAGAGTGGGTATTCTTCAGCGCGGACTCTACGGAAATTGTTTCGATTTTGATCACCTGTTCTTTCGTAGGTTGGATCACGAACTATATTGCCGTCCAGATGATATTCTTTCCTATGGAATTTAAGGGATGGGGAATTCTTGGCTGGCAGGGCGTTATTCCACGGCATTCCAAAAAAATGAGCGGATTGATTGCCGAGGTGCTCACGGACAAGCTAGTTCGTCCCGAGGAATTATATAAAAAAATAGATCCCGCCTTTATTAGCGAATCGATCCGAGACAGGATCGGAGAAAAATCGGAATCCATCGTAAAAGACATCATCGTCGCAGAGAACCCCGACCTATGGTCTATGCTTCCAGCGAGGGCCAAGGATGTTTTACAAAGGGAGATTGCGGAGGAGATTCCGACTAAGATCCGAGAGATTTACGAGGCATTCGGAGAGGATTTGGAATCCGTCTTGGATGTTAAGAATTTGATCCAGGAATCCTTATCCGGAAGGAATGCGAACATTCTTTCTGAGATTTTTCGCAGATGTGGGGGCCCCGAATTCCGATTCATAGTTCGATCGGGGATCTACTTCGGATTCCTGATCGGTTGCATTCAAATTTCCTTATTAACTTATTTAAATCGTTGGTGGACTATGCCTCTTATGGGGGTGTTCGTAGGTTACGTTACGAATTGGCTTGCTATTCTGATGATCTTTTCTCCTTTGCAACCCAAGAGGTTCCTATTCTTCCGATACCAAGGGCTTTTTTTGAAAAGGCAAAAGGACGTTTCGAAGGAATTCGCATCCGTGGTTTCTTCCCGCATCTTGAATCCCGACAATTTGATAAGAATCATCTTCCTTGAAAAAGGCGGAGATCTCATCGTTTCCGAACTTTTAGCTAAATCTAGGGAGTTATTGGATCGAAAATTAAAGGAAAAGGTTCCTTATGCACCTTTGATACTGGGTTCTCAAAAGCTTGAGGAAGTAAAGAATAGGATTTGCGACTCTATCTTGGAATTGGTTCCGGAAGCGGCGGATAAAATGAAAGGCTATATAGAAGAGAGATTGGAGATCGAGAGGGTAGTATTCGAAAAATTGAGCGTATTGCCGGCGGAAGAATTCGAGAATCTTCTTCATTCCGTTTTCAAAGAAGACGAGACGACTCTAATTTTACTCGGCGCGTTGTTAGGTGGGATTGCCGGTGCGATCCAGGCCTATCTGGTCTTTTTCTTATAA
- a CDS encoding methyl-accepting chemotaxis protein, with translation MRKNLPVTGREIQFGDSAVIISRTDAKGRITYVSKDFAEISGYSEEEMMGEPHNIVRHPDVPPVVFKDLWDTIQSGRPWNGVVKNRAKSGDHYWVDATVTPVLENGIITGYMSVRKKAARKHIETAEKLFSSLNGKMQIGFYISSLAKAVAAKIGFFQLALLHLAFILLPLGFLILKFFSIDPVLATACLIFVSIGTAFLLSSLISQRRRTQEVTEIVRNVVNGNFILDIPRTEGVDDLDKIYSNFRCLTISLWGLLVQMKENFSRNLRLYEELFKSVNTFQTGSQKQATSVEETAAASHELSRTIDEIVLTISEQTRSLSNVTNSIGAIDSSLSETSISMDDLESQAGNVAGKASEAERTFNDAIRSMEEIRSFSNQINKIVGIITSISDRTNMLALNASIESARAGEAGKGFSVVADEISKLAEQTKQSIKDIVQLVKNTSDSVEAGAVKVNQSVDLFKNLQDYIEKVHSSSFKVKNLLSEQSKKLGEIRSNSNQVLELGKMMTNSSEMQKVAANEISDSMSLISKSAEEIALASDTIKISVEDTLDHSQKFGGILSHFKTGS, from the coding sequence ATGAGAAAGAATCTTCCTGTTACTGGCCGAGAAATTCAATTCGGCGATTCCGCAGTTATTATCTCGAGAACGGATGCAAAAGGTAGAATTACTTATGTGTCCAAAGATTTCGCGGAAATAAGCGGCTATAGCGAAGAAGAGATGATGGGGGAACCCCATAATATAGTTCGTCATCCGGACGTACCGCCGGTCGTATTCAAGGATCTGTGGGATACGATTCAGAGCGGTCGCCCTTGGAACGGTGTTGTAAAGAATCGCGCGAAAAGCGGGGACCATTATTGGGTCGACGCTACCGTAACTCCGGTTTTGGAAAACGGGATCATAACCGGCTATATGTCAGTTCGCAAAAAAGCGGCTCGCAAACATATAGAAACGGCGGAGAAATTATTCTCTTCGTTAAACGGAAAAATGCAGATAGGATTCTATATATCTTCGCTAGCCAAAGCTGTGGCCGCTAAGATTGGGTTCTTTCAACTCGCGCTCTTACATTTGGCTTTTATCTTATTGCCGCTCGGCTTTTTGATTTTGAAATTCTTTTCCATCGATCCGGTTCTTGCGACCGCTTGCCTAATTTTCGTTTCGATAGGTACCGCTTTTCTTTTGAGCTCTCTCATTTCTCAAAGAAGAAGGACACAGGAAGTCACCGAGATAGTAAGAAATGTGGTAAACGGAAATTTTATATTGGATATTCCGAGAACGGAAGGTGTGGACGATCTGGATAAGATTTACTCTAATTTCAGATGTCTTACTATCAGTCTCTGGGGCCTTCTTGTGCAGATGAAGGAAAACTTCTCCCGAAACTTGAGGCTTTATGAGGAGCTTTTCAAATCAGTGAACACATTCCAGACGGGTTCGCAAAAACAGGCCACGTCGGTAGAAGAGACCGCGGCCGCTTCTCATGAATTATCTCGAACGATCGACGAGATCGTTCTTACGATCAGCGAACAGACAAGAAGCTTATCTAATGTGACTAATAGTATCGGAGCGATAGATTCTTCCTTATCCGAGACTTCGATTTCCATGGACGACTTGGAATCTCAGGCCGGCAACGTGGCGGGTAAAGCTTCCGAGGCCGAGAGAACCTTTAACGATGCGATTCGATCCATGGAGGAAATTCGTTCATTCTCTAATCAGATCAATAAGATCGTAGGAATCATTACTAGCATATCCGATCGCACCAATATGCTTGCCTTAAACGCTTCCATAGAATCCGCAAGAGCCGGTGAGGCCGGTAAAGGTTTCTCGGTAGTCGCCGATGAGATTTCGAAATTGGCGGAACAGACCAAGCAAAGCATCAAAGATATAGTTCAATTGGTGAAGAACACTTCCGATTCCGTGGAAGCCGGAGCTGTGAAAGTGAATCAATCGGTGGACCTTTTCAAGAATCTGCAGGACTATATCGAAAAAGTTCATAGTTCTTCCTTTAAAGTGAAGAATCTACTTTCCGAGCAATCCAAGAAATTAGGAGAGATTCGCTCCAACTCGAATCAGGTTTTGGAACTGGGAAAAATGATGACCAATTCTTCGGAAATGCAAAAGGTCGCCGCTAACGAAATTTCAGATTCTATGAGCTTGATATCCAAAAGCGCCGAAGAAATCGCATTGGCCTCGGATACGATTAAGATCTCGGTAGAAGATACCCTCGATCATTCCCAGAAATTTGGAGGAATTCTAAGCCATTTTAAAACCGGATCCTAA
- a CDS encoding M50 family metallopeptidase — translation MENRFLRLALLLAIVVTLLSYWNHGWVSYLKDFVVLIHEAGHAIATLISGGSVQTIELQDGEAGQTIASPISGKSPFVFVVSAGYLGSCLVGGFLINRGFKGNLVRPTLLLLGGAVLLLTFKYTSPGGLAQRTGLLWGAFLVIASFLPFGWDRLITVFLGTSVSLYSLYDLLDFTDNIQNTDAGILAHWATGTVPGGAVPKSVVFLGYLIALLWSFFSVSIVFFSLKRAVVPVSSTQSVSDDFSHDLGLNEGSSESPFPGEVTPEVLEWFLSRGLDLNGKPLSAEFTNLENKDG, via the coding sequence ATGGAGAACCGCTTTCTTCGTCTTGCTTTACTGCTCGCCATCGTCGTTACCTTACTTTCGTATTGGAATCACGGATGGGTGTCTTATTTAAAGGATTTTGTCGTATTAATACATGAGGCCGGTCATGCGATCGCCACTCTGATTTCCGGCGGGTCGGTGCAAACGATAGAGCTCCAAGACGGCGAAGCAGGGCAAACGATCGCATCCCCTATTTCAGGAAAGAGCCCTTTCGTATTCGTGGTCTCCGCCGGTTATTTGGGTTCCTGTTTAGTGGGCGGATTTTTGATCAATCGGGGTTTCAAAGGCAATCTAGTAAGGCCCACTCTTCTTCTTTTGGGCGGTGCGGTTTTACTTCTTACTTTTAAGTACACTTCCCCTGGCGGTCTTGCACAACGTACCGGCTTATTATGGGGAGCCTTTCTTGTGATCGCTTCCTTTTTACCTTTCGGATGGGACCGTTTAATCACGGTCTTTTTAGGAACAAGCGTAAGCTTATATAGTCTTTACGATCTCTTGGATTTCACGGATAATATACAAAATACGGATGCTGGAATTCTTGCGCATTGGGCTACCGGAACTGTGCCTGGAGGGGCGGTTCCCAAATCAGTGGTCTTTCTGGGATATTTGATTGCTCTCCTTTGGTCCTTTTTTAGCGTATCCATCGTATTCTTTTCATTGAAGCGCGCGGTCGTTCCGGTCTCGTCGACTCAATCCGTGTCCGACGATTTCTCTCATGATCTCGGCCTGAACGAAGGGAGTTCCGAATCCCCCTTTCCCGGAGAAGTAACTCCGGAAGTATTGGAGTGGTTCTTGAGTAGAGGTTTGGATTTAAACGGCAAACCGCTTTCCGCAGAATTTACGAATTTAGAGAATAAAGATGGGTAA
- a CDS encoding UDP-glucuronic acid decarboxylase family protein has product MGNRVLVTGGAGFIGSHLCERLIQEGNEVICVDNFHTGRKENIQKLLNNPRFELIRHDITEPIRLEVDQVYNFACPASPVHYQSNAIKTIKTNVLGTTNMLGLAKRVKARILQASTSEVYGNPLEHPQKETYWGNVNPIGIRSCYDEGKRVAETLCFDYHRNHKVDIRVIRIFNTYGPRMLPDDGRVVSNFVVQALAGKDITVYGDGSQTRSFCYVDDLVDGIIRMMNTQDFSGPVNLGNDGEFTVKELAELVLKETGSSSKIVYKTLPQDDPSRRKPDLTLARQKLGYEPKVPLLEGIRKTVEYFKNHLD; this is encoded by the coding sequence ATGGGTAATAGAGTATTAGTCACCGGGGGCGCTGGATTCATCGGTTCGCACCTATGCGAAAGATTGATCCAAGAAGGAAATGAAGTCATCTGTGTGGATAATTTTCATACGGGACGAAAAGAGAATATTCAAAAGCTTTTAAACAACCCTCGCTTCGAACTGATTCGCCACGATATCACCGAACCGATCCGTTTGGAAGTGGATCAGGTTTATAATTTCGCCTGTCCCGCAAGCCCTGTTCATTACCAATCCAACGCGATTAAGACGATTAAGACCAACGTTCTTGGAACCACTAATATGCTCGGACTCGCAAAAAGAGTAAAGGCGAGAATCCTACAGGCGTCCACCAGCGAAGTTTACGGGAACCCGTTGGAACACCCACAAAAGGAAACGTACTGGGGAAATGTAAATCCTATCGGTATCCGTAGTTGTTACGACGAAGGAAAAAGAGTCGCAGAGACTCTGTGCTTCGATTACCACCGAAATCATAAAGTGGATATCCGAGTCATTCGGATCTTCAACACATACGGGCCTAGAATGTTACCGGACGACGGACGAGTCGTAAGTAATTTCGTAGTCCAGGCTTTGGCAGGAAAAGATATCACGGTCTACGGAGACGGATCCCAAACCAGATCATTCTGCTATGTGGACGATCTCGTGGACGGAATCATCCGAATGATGAACACCCAAGACTTTAGCGGGCCTGTTAACTTAGGAAACGACGGGGAGTTCACCGTGAAGGAGTTAGCGGAGTTAGTTTTAAAAGAGACCGGCTCTTCTTCTAAAATCGTCTATAAGACTCTACCTCAGGACGATCCTTCTCGTAGAAAGCCGGACCTGACACTGGCTCGCCAGAAATTGGGCTACGAGCCTAAGGTTCCTTTATTGGAAGGAATCCGGAAAACGGTCGAATACTTCAAAAATCACTTGGATTAA
- a CDS encoding Re/Si-specific NAD(P)(+) transhydrogenase subunit alpha: MNIGVLKEAKEETRVAVTPDVVDALKKIGASVTVEKGAGEGSYFSDEDYKKAGASIAARADVLKKSDILVSIHLADGASLSKIKKGAIYLGMFQPASNASVVKKFAGQKSTLVSLDAIARITRAQSMDVLSSQATVSGYKAVLLAATHLTRFFPMLTTAAGTITPASVLIIGAGVAGLQAIASSRRLGAVVDVFDTRPEVKEQVQSLGAKFVEVEGATHSAAAGGYAVEQTEEYKKRQQEAIEKFAAKADVIITTALIPGRKAPIIITKKIVDKMKSGSVVVDLASSNGGNCEYTQHGKTVLTKNGVSVIGHLNLPGSLPSDASRMFAKNVLNFLKLLIKDKKVNLDLNDEIISSTTIAHDGEIRHKLTLDALGSKDGGKKPASKKKA, encoded by the coding sequence ATGAACATCGGAGTATTAAAAGAAGCTAAGGAAGAGACTAGGGTAGCAGTAACTCCCGACGTTGTAGACGCTCTTAAAAAGATCGGAGCTTCCGTTACCGTTGAGAAAGGAGCCGGAGAAGGTTCCTACTTTTCCGACGAAGATTATAAAAAGGCTGGAGCAAGCATCGCTGCCCGAGCCGATGTTCTTAAAAAATCGGATATTCTCGTAAGTATTCATTTAGCGGACGGCGCATCTCTTTCTAAAATCAAGAAAGGCGCAATCTATTTGGGAATGTTCCAACCGGCCAGCAACGCTTCTGTTGTAAAAAAGTTCGCCGGTCAAAAATCCACTTTAGTGAGCTTGGATGCAATCGCTCGTATCACAAGAGCTCAGTCTATGGACGTTCTCTCTTCTCAGGCAACCGTATCCGGTTATAAAGCGGTCCTCTTGGCTGCCACTCACTTGACTCGCTTCTTCCCGATGTTGACTACCGCGGCCGGGACCATTACCCCCGCATCCGTTCTAATCATCGGAGCCGGTGTGGCTGGATTGCAAGCGATTGCGAGTTCCAGAAGGTTAGGAGCCGTCGTAGACGTATTCGATACTCGCCCCGAAGTGAAAGAGCAGGTTCAATCTTTAGGCGCTAAGTTCGTGGAAGTCGAAGGTGCAACCCACTCCGCTGCTGCAGGCGGTTACGCTGTAGAACAAACCGAAGAATACAAAAAACGCCAACAGGAAGCGATCGAAAAATTCGCGGCAAAGGCGGATGTGATCATTACTACCGCTTTGATTCCGGGCAGAAAAGCTCCGATCATCATCACTAAAAAGATCGTGGATAAGATGAAATCCGGATCCGTAGTCGTGGACCTGGCTTCTTCCAACGGAGGAAACTGCGAGTATACCCAACATGGAAAGACCGTCCTTACTAAAAACGGAGTCTCCGTGATCGGACACTTGAATCTTCCGGGATCTCTCCCTTCCGATGCGTCCAGAATGTTCGCTAAAAACGTATTAAACTTTCTTAAACTTCTTATTAAGGATAAGAAAGTGAATCTGGATCTGAACGACGAAATCATCTCCTCGACTACTATTGCCCACGATGGAGAAATTCGTCACAAACTGACTCTGGATGCGTTAGGCTCCAAAGATGGTGGGAAAAAGCCAGCTTCCAAGAAGAAGGCCTAA
- a CDS encoding phosphatase PAP2 family protein: protein MDKLSFLKRADYAVATFIRKNIHGPILNRILSRINRGEMMLLLIIPYLAYAAKNGLLPYPWWIVIPYAGIVAYANDRFVLFLKKKISRKRPLVTVAGKVDGNPDMKHSFPSAHASNSMTASLILVFLFGFPEWFLLVSVMAGIGRLLSLHHFPSDILGGWVIGACFGGLGLLLGSWLFPTIFGA, encoded by the coding sequence TTGGATAAACTTTCATTCTTGAAGCGCGCGGATTATGCGGTAGCCACTTTCATACGCAAAAATATCCACGGTCCGATTCTAAACCGCATCCTTTCCCGAATCAATCGGGGAGAAATGATGCTTCTTCTTATCATCCCTTATTTGGCTTATGCCGCAAAGAATGGGCTCTTACCTTATCCTTGGTGGATTGTGATCCCTTATGCCGGAATCGTTGCATACGCGAACGATAGATTCGTACTATTCTTAAAAAAGAAGATCTCTAGAAAAAGACCTCTAGTCACCGTTGCCGGGAAAGTGGACGGGAATCCCGACATGAAACACTCCTTTCCTTCGGCGCACGCCTCCAATTCGATGACGGCTTCGCTGATACTGGTATTCTTATTCGGTTTTCCGGAATGGTTCTTATTGGTGAGTGTGATGGCAGGGATAGGTAGACTTCTATCCCTGCATCATTTCCCCAGCGACATTTTAGGAGGCTGGGTAATAGGGGCTTGTTTCGGGGGCTTAGGCCTTCTTCTTGGAAGCTGGCTTTTTCCCACCATCTTTGGAGCCTAA
- the hisS gene encoding histidine--tRNA ligase yields MEKQKSFLPTTPYKGTRDFYPDEMALRSWMFSVMREVVQSFGYQEYDGPILESFELYQAKSGEEIVQRQLYDFVDKGERHVAIRPEMTPTLARMVAGQVRNLAKPIRWFSIPNLWRYEQPGKGRLREHWQLNVDLFGVNSYRAEVEILLIADSILKKFGAPKGSYQIKVSHRGILDSFLGKSLGLPPQKIQAVSKVLDKRAKINKQEFEREILPLLSKPDSQLPLIYEYLESNLETVEKIQGIDPDSLSFLRKLFSDLASLGIQDQIQFDPSIIRGFDYYTGSIFEVFDTNPENRRSLYGGGRYDNLIGLFSNDQLSGIGFGLGDVTFKNFLEGHGLIPDLKQKKAVLVPILDESLFTEVLKLADELRAAGIGAETMLEAAKLGKQIQTAEKKGYRFVIFLGESESAENKVQLKDLVSGEQSLVSRNELVSVLRKSLFG; encoded by the coding sequence TTGGAAAAACAGAAATCCTTTTTACCTACAACCCCTTACAAGGGGACTAGAGACTTTTATCCCGACGAAATGGCCCTGCGCTCATGGATGTTTTCCGTGATGCGCGAGGTTGTTCAGTCCTTCGGATACCAGGAATACGACGGCCCCATCCTGGAATCCTTCGAATTATACCAAGCCAAGAGCGGAGAGGAAATCGTACAGAGACAACTTTACGATTTCGTAGATAAGGGAGAAAGGCACGTGGCCATCCGTCCCGAGATGACTCCCACTCTCGCAAGAATGGTAGCCGGTCAAGTTCGCAACCTGGCCAAGCCCATCCGTTGGTTTTCCATTCCTAATCTCTGGAGATACGAGCAACCCGGTAAAGGACGTCTCAGAGAGCATTGGCAGCTCAACGTGGATCTATTCGGAGTGAATTCTTATCGAGCAGAAGTCGAAATTCTCCTGATAGCGGACTCCATTCTGAAAAAATTCGGAGCTCCCAAGGGAAGTTATCAGATCAAGGTCTCGCATAGAGGGATTTTGGATTCGTTTCTTGGAAAATCCCTCGGCCTCCCTCCGCAAAAAATCCAAGCTGTTTCGAAGGTCTTGGATAAGAGAGCTAAAATCAACAAACAGGAATTCGAGCGGGAAATTCTTCCTTTGCTCTCCAAACCGGATTCCCAACTTCCTTTGATATACGAATACTTAGAGAGTAATCTGGAAACCGTGGAAAAAATCCAAGGCATCGATCCGGATTCTCTTTCTTTCTTACGAAAACTATTCTCCGACCTGGCATCTTTGGGAATCCAGGATCAGATCCAATTCGATCCTTCGATCATCAGAGGGTTCGATTATTATACCGGATCTATCTTCGAAGTTTTCGATACCAATCCGGAAAATAGAAGGTCCTTATACGGCGGAGGAAGATACGATAACTTGATCGGACTATTCTCCAACGATCAACTTTCCGGGATCGGTTTCGGATTAGGGGATGTAACCTTCAAAAACTTCCTGGAAGGACACGGCTTAATTCCGGACCTAAAACAGAAAAAAGCCGTATTGGTTCCGATTCTGGACGAGTCCTTGTTTACGGAAGTACTAAAACTTGCGGACGAGCTAAGGGCGGCAGGGATCGGAGCGGAGACCATGTTAGAGGCGGCGAAACTAGGAAAACAGATCCAGACTGCGGAAAAAAAAGGTTACCGTTTCGTGATATTTTTAGGAGAATCGGAATCCGCCGAAAACAAAGTTCAACTCAAGGATCTCGTGTCCGGAGAACAATCCCTCGTCTCCAGAAACGAACTCGTTTCCGTTCTGCGAAAATCCCTATTCGGATAA
- a CDS encoding DUF1577 domain-containing protein — protein sequence MEVEYKSFLQSPRVWDTIRDPQKIEYILKEYVHNNGLFLKENPLKQELQILQTASDGKIHLRIDPEYVNEEGEITVYKTLSKHMEIGFRVQSVNHDDGVVICVPEYIRIAKDGRILPRVEGLAGKVVAHRFHTLKKDQDSTKVLGTSGQILLTDLHRNILADYPFSRLVFPTGKELNPEQELSKRSGKAIFVKDAITLESLSKEEAPGFDLMDLRKELDEELLLEDRMKAYRLGKIQAFAVYPIYYRDPLGPKLLALGYAETKDKQLDPEILKKFKELEDIFNERIEDSNTLDLDVRQNVVNASEGGILLEVTESQLVESFLHKPFFTADLTFKMQAPLRFAFKIRHISQIGEIYLVGAEIVGSNDAKANMTLLKKNLSFIKSV from the coding sequence ATGGAAGTCGAATATAAATCCTTCCTACAATCGCCAAGGGTTTGGGACACGATCCGCGACCCTCAAAAGATAGAGTATATTCTGAAGGAGTACGTACACAACAATGGACTCTTTCTTAAAGAGAATCCCCTGAAGCAGGAATTACAGATTCTTCAAACGGCTTCGGACGGTAAGATTCATCTCAGAATCGATCCGGAATACGTGAACGAAGAAGGGGAAATCACGGTATACAAGACCCTTAGCAAACATATGGAGATCGGATTCAGAGTCCAGTCCGTCAATCATGACGACGGAGTCGTAATCTGTGTTCCCGAATATATTCGTATTGCTAAGGACGGAAGAATTCTGCCGAGAGTGGAAGGATTAGCAGGCAAAGTAGTCGCACACCGTTTTCATACTTTGAAAAAAGATCAGGACTCCACGAAGGTACTCGGGACCTCCGGGCAAATCCTTCTCACGGATTTGCATCGCAATATTCTCGCCGATTATCCTTTTTCAAGGCTCGTTTTTCCTACAGGCAAAGAATTGAATCCGGAGCAGGAATTATCCAAGAGATCCGGAAAAGCCATTTTCGTAAAAGATGCGATCACTCTCGAATCCCTCTCCAAAGAAGAAGCGCCTGGGTTCGATCTGATGGATCTTCGGAAAGAACTCGACGAGGAATTGCTTTTGGAAGATCGCATGAAGGCTTACAGATTGGGAAAAATCCAAGCTTTTGCAGTCTATCCGATCTACTATCGGGATCCTCTCGGCCCAAAACTTTTAGCATTAGGTTATGCGGAAACCAAAGACAAGCAACTCGATCCGGAAATTCTTAAAAAGTTCAAGGAACTCGAGGATATTTTCAACGAAAGGATAGAAGATTCCAACACGCTAGATTTGGACGTTCGACAAAACGTAGTGAATGCTTCCGAAGGCGGCATACTACTCGAAGTCACAGAATCCCAGTTGGTGGAATCCTTTTTGCATAAACCGTTTTTTACGGCGGACCTGACTTTCAAGATGCAAGCCCCGTTGCGATTCGCATTCAAAATCCGACATATTTCTCAAATCGGGGAAATTTACCTGGTCGGTGCAGAAATAGTTGGCTCCAACGATGCCAAGGCGAATATGACTCTATTAAAGAAGAATTTAAGCTTCATTAAGAGCGTCTAA